The DNA window ATTTTACTTTCTCTGTCTAAAAATAAGTTGTGTTacacctccttcacacgtccatgtttccggTAAATGTGGTGTCCATTTccatacgtaccagagacacggacacacgtagacccattaaaatcaatgggtttgctcacacaTCCCTGTTTTGACACTGACCGTGTGTCTGTGTGAAGCacacacatgtccatttttggctggcagcacagatgtcacacggactgcacactgataTGAGCcatgtgacattagtgtgacatgtactggagtacacctcactgaaattaaatggatttttatacttacctgtctccggcactgctgttccTTCCGGGTCCCACTCatcatgcctcatgaatattcactgcactgactgcagaaCCGGAAGCAAGtaggacagcagcactggagacaggtaagtatacaagtccaTGCCAcccgtgtgctatccagatgtcacatggagagcacacacagggacacacggaCAGCCATATGGACCTGCACCACAGACCATCACACACGTGCATTTaatgcacggacatgtgaaggtgACCTTACTTTGTGTAACATTTCCAGGACCCTGACCACAAGGATGAACATCTGCAATTTTACTAAATCATCTGTCCAATAAATAGGACTAGAAGACATGTTATGTCTTCCGTGAGTGTGCTTGGGAGAAACGTTCACTTTAAAAAatcccaaaattaaaaaaaaaaaaaaaaaaaaaaaagaaaaaatgttatgaaaaatgttaaaaaatcccAGCATGTAAATATACACAAGTAACCAAGCTCTCACTGTCCCTCTATGATCTCTTACCTGTGACCATTAGATGGATTTCCCTCTGTGCCCTCAGGTAGGGCAGGTAAACTGTGCATAACAAGGTGCCATGGTGTGAAATCTCCACATTTTCAATCCGGAGGGAAGCGTCCCCCTCGTTGTGTAAGGCTGAAAAGTTCAGGTGGCAGTTTGGGACGTTCTCCTCGACTTTGTCTTTCCATCCATCATACGCATACAGAAGACTTCCATCACCCAGTGCACGGTGGCGCCATTCTACAGAAAAGCGTGGCTGATGGCCCCGCCACATGCTGCAGGGTACAGACAGGGGCTTACCCAGCTGGGCATGCAGGACGGTGGAGGCCGAGTACACCGCTAGAGAGGCTGAAGACAAAGAGAAGATCAGCGGACGGCATGGCCGGGTTTATCATCATCTTGATGGACCCATGTGTTTTTATAACCTATTATAACCAGTAGTAAGAGGTTATCCCATAATATAAAATAGTGCGACTACTAAACAGAGATTTTACCTCGATGCCAGGGATCGGGGACTTAGTAGAGTGGGACTTAATGGTTAGACTCCATTGATAAGACATTTTTATATGCCATTAATGTCTCTCATGAAAAACTTTTTTAAGATACTGGACACCTACAGTACCAAAATATTCATACACACGGCGAATATCACAGTTACCGACCGATTATACAGTGCATAATCGTGTTCAGCACCAGAGGAATTACATTGATTATCGGGGACAAGCACAACTTCTGTTGGCTGGGATTTCACATCTATTGAATACGTACCAGTGAAATGATCTTTTTTGTCACCAAGAGGCCCCAGGACGAGGCTCAGTCCCCTTCCATCCACATTATTGCTAGCCGCCAAGGTGTACCAGGCCTTGCCAAGAGCCGGCGAGCTGAACTTCTCCTCTGTGAGGGAGCGTGCCCAGTCCAAGGAGACTTCCTGAGGCAAATGATGAGTTATCTCACAGGAGCTAAAGTCTGGAGAAAGCTTCCCAGATGGATCTAAATACAGAGAGGAAAACTCAGATCAGGACGTAAATCACATTTATTGCCCCCCCTCCACCGGACTCATAATTACTATATACAGGGACGATTTTGCGGTTCTAACAATGATGGAGTTTTGGTAATATATTTATGGTAGTTTTTTCCAGAATAAACAGATTGTAAAATAAACAGAATGAAACATCATCAGAAAATAATACAAGGTCTGACCCGACATAGTGGTAAACCTGTGGCACAATAACAAATATGGGGGGTGTCCTGTAGATGAACActgaagggttattcccatcttcaaagGTCGATATTGTCGGATAGTGATTAGAAAACACAGGCACTTTTGTATTTTATTGTTTGTTAAAATTGTAATTAATTCTTGAGATATGAACACTTTTCTTTGTTTTTACAGCTTGTTGCTTAGAAGACCGACCACCACTACAGTTTACCGGCAGTAGCCAAACATGCACAGGGCTTACAAGCTAATTTCTATTGAGCTTGTCAGCACTACTTTGATGTTGGCCATGGTCTTTGGACCATGTTGTGATTCCCTAATTCCAGCCAGcttcagtgcagtgcttacaagatagacagcagcggtggtcggtctcctaagcaacgagctgtaaacaaaagaaaattatTAATAACTCAGGAACAGCTGAAAATTGTTATAAGCAGTGAATTACAAATGTTCTGGTCCTATCCGACAATATCCATGGGAATAACCCTTAATGGTTTGGGTTTTATGTTGTGAATTGTAGAAGCAGACGCTGCCCCCATCGTTCTTGCTGGCCCAATGGTGGTTTAATAGAACCCTTCATCACAATCTTCAATTTCCTCACCAAAAACATAGAAGAATAAGGTTCCAGGTTCTGCGGGGACTGGCGAATTATGTGTGAGGCCCGCGGCGTCCGTGAACTGCACCAATACCGGTGTCTGCTGGATTGAGCGCGGTTTAGACTCGGTCGCTGGAATATCTTCCACCAGCCAACAAGACAGAGACTGGGCTCCTGAGGAGGGACGCACGGCCATGAGCACAGCAGCTGCAAAATAAGCAATAGGAAATTATATGTGAATCTTCTGAACTGATTTATATCCGTACACCG is part of the Anomaloglossus baeobatrachus isolate aAnoBae1 chromosome 9, aAnoBae1.hap1, whole genome shotgun sequence genome and encodes:
- the TAPBP gene encoding tapasin, whose translation is MTPSAIYTLCIILVHAAVLMAVRPSSGAQSLSCWLVEDIPATESKPRSIQQTPVLVQFTDAAGLTHNSPVPAEPGTLFFYVFDPSGKLSPDFSSCEITHHLPQEVSLDWARSLTEEKFSSPALGKAWYTLAASNNVDGRGLSLVLGPLGDKKDHFTASLAVYSASTVLHAQLGKPLSVPCSMWRGHQPRFSVEWRHRALGDGSLLYAYDGWKDKVEENVPNCHLNFSALHNEGDASLRIENVEISHHGTLLCTVYLPYLRAQREIHLMVTAKPQVTLQPAPLFARPGEEVKLTCDISHFHPLEISVDLLVQQSEESHPTLLSGNSLSNHISNYDGTYSISAYQHIIASSDLHGARYFCRVNHVSAAKGISSSQTLKVAGISGPSLEDIMYLFLTALFLYGTLSYLRRKAVSLFGSNEDLKPQKNKSE